The DNA sequence AACTGCTCCGGCATCTACCCCAGTGGCTACAACTCCAGCCGCAACTAGCCCAGCGGCTACAACTCCAGCCGCAACTACCCCAGTGGCTACAACCCTGGCAGCCACAACTGCTGCGGCAACAACCCCAGCGCCTACTACCACTGCGCCTACAACACCAGCAGCTACCACTCCAGCGGCAACAACCCCAGCGGCTACAACCCCGGCAGCCACAACTGCTGCGGCATCTACCCCAGTGGCTACAACTCCAGCCGCAACTAGCCCAGCGCCTACAACTCCAGCCGCAACTACCCCAGTGGCTACAACTCCAGCTGCAACTACCTCAGCGGCTACAACACCCGCTGCAACTACCAAAGCACCGACAACCGCTGCGTCTACAACACCTGCAGCTACAACATCAGCTGCTACAACCCCAGTAGCCACAACCCCAGCGGCTACAACTCCAGCTGCAACTACCTCAGCGGCTACAACACCCGCTGCAACTACCCAAGCACCTACAACCGCTGCGCCTACAACACCTGCAGCTACAACACCAGCTGCTACAACCCCAGCAGCTACTACCCCATCGGCTACACCTCCATCCGCAACCACCGCAACAGCTTCAACACCAGCATCTGCTGCTCCAGCGTCAGCTGGAGGTAGTTTATCTCTACCCACACCGACAGGTGACATCGGAATGACTCCACCTGGTTTACCAAAACTGCCCGAAGGACTACCAACTCCAAATGTTGGAATGCCAGATATAGCCAAGTCTTTGCCCGGATTAGGCAATTTACCAGGAATGGGTAATATAGCTCCACCTACAATCCCAGGATTAAATGGAGGTTTACCAGCGAATATAGCTTCATCACCAGAAATTGGAAAGTCTCCTAATTCAGATACAGCATCACCAGAATCAAGTGGTTTCCCAGGAATACCTGACTTGGCGCAAATGGCCAATGCTTTACCAGAAATGGCGAAAGCTATGCCAGAGGCAGCTGCCAACTTAGCATCCCAAGCTTTATCTGGATTTGCTGATATTGGTAAATCAATAGCTGATTCTTTACCTGTACCTAAGGCAGGATCCAATGAGCCGTTGAAAGCTGGTGTTAGCTTGCCAATACCGCATATGCCCGGATTGCCGGCTGTCAAATTGTCCGGGCAAGCTGATATCAGAATGCCAGAGCCGGGGACTTTCCCCGGGTCTGATCTTCTGAAGTTATTGACGAATCCTGGTGGTAAGTTATTTCagtatttctattgttttcttcAACAGTTTAACATAAGTTTAGTGGAACTATCAAAAAGGATATAAGATAAACTATTCATGAACGAAAACGAAATCTGTTTTAATGAAGACTAGATGTGTCTTTTGATTTAAAGTTATAGAAGGTTTGCTATTTTTCTGTCCGTCggtcaacaggctgtatctcatgatgacagttaaaattttctcagACGATGAACAATCGCcgcagaaacaaaaaaaaatgccttaatattaaataatgctaGGGTTTACTCATTCGTATTTATCGgcatcgcccgactagtttcggacacaaccggagtctttaatcatgagctgacgcgtgagtaaaccgttgcatcatttaataattaatcagtctcaCTATAGTAACTGTTCAAATATATTCCTTAATAATTCAACGCTTCAcgctatttaaaaaataaacaaacctttTTCTTTACTTTGACAACAAAATTTGGTAACaattgactgcacagatagcaaGGTGGTTGAGgccatcacgccaaacccactatgcgcaacgtgtcacgggttccatccccgtaggacaagcatttgtgtgatccacgaatgcttgtcctgagtcttagtgtctttatgcatgtgaacTGTatgcttgtgaaaccccccgcgacacaaggattaaattccttaacggGAGTCTGCgggagtttttttaaataagagaaataataaaagagaaTTGAGGcagtaagataaataataataaattccacATTTTAGGTGCCGCAAAACCCTCGTCAGAGTCTAATGCACCATCGGGAGCTGCACAGGTATCACCACCAGGTCAAGCATCTGGTAATATTGGAGCTTCTGGCTCTGGAGTTACCAACTCAGGAACCGGACCTGCTTCAGGGGGTAAGTAAAGTTTGCGTGCTTTTTAGGGAGTCTTTGGGGTTCTTTCTTAAGGATCCGTTGTCTGGCATCTGCCATTAGACTGGGGTTTATGAAATGGCTGTGAATTTAAAATAGTCAAAACTGAAGGAAAGCTATTGTTATTACAGTAATTGGGcacgcatttttttaaatttattttttcatgatgTGCAATGTACCTGGTGGCAAACGGACAACAGACAGACAGTGACGCCATGAGcgattttcaataaaaaattggaAATTTCAAGGCTCTGTAACTAGATTAGCATGTATCActtcaatcttatttttttctatacctCAGGCATTTCGTCAAATGCTCTTATTTGCGACTGGTGACTGACGATTTTGTGGCTTCGAGCCATTTAAATTTTGGGGGGAGgggtgaaatattttattgtattgcttatttctaaaattttccTAATTTATGTCTTCTAGGTTCACCTCTTGATGTCGCAGCGAATTTCATTAATGCGCCGGCCAAGATAGCAGGTAATTTTGAGGATactttttttgctttgaatACAAAGATAGCGCTGGGAAtcgaataataaacaaatacaaattgtAAATCAGTGTCAATGGGCACATTGGCCAGGAGCCAAATCCTATATGAGGTTTGAAGATTTTCATTGTACATATTTAACACAAATCTACATTTTTTAACACAACTTTTCCTCTaaggtatttatatatttttgccgCGGGgagtttcgcaaacattcaagtcacatgcacaagacacccagacgcaggacaagcattaatggatcacacaaatgcttgtcctacgaggaTCGTGGCAACACACCGCGAAAAGTTTAAATCTCAttggaaatgtttatttttgctttcagGAAATCTATTTGGTGGTGGATTATCTGGCGGAGGAGGTTTCTTTGGataatttcaaatgtaatacatattacttaataaaagaTCCAAAATCTCTtaataccaagtttcgtctaaatctgttcagtggtttttgcgtgaaagaggaacaaatgcccatacatacaaactttcgcttttattgTGTGTTGAAGTAGGATTTGGTCAGTAAGCATGTAATATCGTTACTCATAGATATTATATgtttaactagctgtttcccgcgacttcgtccacgtggttaaaagatcttgaaccgttttctcagcacacgcaacggaagccctcaaatatgaataatgtttttttacgacctcacattagaaacctcaaaaattgtagcctatgtgttattctgatgtataagctatattgtggtaaagtttcattcaaatccattcagtagttttacgtgaaagagtaacaaacatccatacatccatacttacaaactttcgcctttataatagtagtaggatatttACAAGACCGCAATTGTTTCGACATGTGTcatcgaaaaaaaacttgtgataaatatatctactgtacaacttttaaatgactctatcaattatttatcaaaccTGTCCAAGAAGACGACAGGCAGTCAGAGAGACGGACCGTCAGACGAacagtcagacagacagacgaacagtcagacagacagacgaacagtcagacagacaaacaggcaGACACTTTCAAACTTAAAACACCCTCGTTTTTGCGTCGGAGGTTAATGTCTTATAATTGGGTGAAGagagaaacaaaaatacaaaacatgtcATTTATTTAGGTATAGCTTTacctaagtaattataaataaaacattcaatctACTAAACgcgtatatttatttacataacttacaactaataattatatctgTACATACTATATTTGTTCgcttctatttaaattataatattgcaaaacgTAATAGGGataatgacaattatttttttgcagagtccgtcttgtagttttttgcataataatagatacgtattttttaatttgtcacgcaaacataaattgaccaaattagtgaatgaaacttacgcgtgacgtcacgattgagtataaattttactctatcgttacgtcacaagccccctctcctaaactttaaagcagttaatctttgtcaattctagtttttctgaaaaaggaaaaatacgtgtctcatacttttcaattatctaactgagggacaaatgagatttttttttttatacccagtcatcatccctattatattattttatcttattatattatattgcaCACTTCTgagcaaagtaaataaatataatatataattttgaaaaataaagttagtgTAAAATTGGATTTAAGATTATCAAcagtatattattaaataatacaacggTTCACGCGTATGtgtcgggatcgcccgactagtttcggacccaactgtagtccttaatcatgagctgaagatCTGAAgctgaatcattctcacgagaGTTACTATTAATAAGtacatatacaatattattggatcaaaacaatctaaaaacccacgtttttaaatgtcactaaatttaaattttatcaagatcgggccagccgtttttatagttgtaaattgctttgtcatggggtttgaagctacactgaaattttcacgtttttatacactcacttttcatgtttgtttgtcgttccggttggatttttgcaactcaattttgaggcacttcccgataagcttgcaggctgaaattttcaacgcagcttcaaacccgatgaaaTTTAGCGTAGGTTcgttagattttttaaatctattaattattatttatggtcataagtaaaattaaatttgatcatAAATCCATTTCTGTTTatagtgattttttattctCTACTACAATCAAAgcatatttcaattataatttagacTACTTcaccatttaattataatattatttataaaattgctaAGAGTATATAAGGCTGTATCGGCAgtaatatagatatatttaaactaatatcaatgcaattatttatttaataacggtttactcacgcgtatttctcgggatcgcccgactagtttcggacccaaccggagtccttaatcatgagctgacgcggcgggtgAGCGAGaaaaccattattaaatgaatttatgAATCCACCCCAcgacaattattataattattttattgcaattatcAAGTTGATAAGCCACTTTACgcagttttatatatattaatattaacattttatatatattaatctatatctatactaatatataaagctgaagagtttgtttgtttgaacgcgttaatctcaggaactactggtccaaattgaaaaaatctttttgtgttgaggctttaggctataaaccatcacgctgcgactaataggagcgaagatacaatggaaaatgtgaaaaaaacagggcaggtataaatcataacttatatcttctacccacggggacgaagtcgcgggcaacagctattattttatatattacagTGGTATATtcgatttggtaatctttattgttgtttttcaatgtttattcgTCGTGTCTAAAAACTCTGATTTAAATcagatttaataattaaactgatttacataaaaaaaaaatacacaaaaagacATTAATATAAACCTCTGATTTAAATCAgagtttttagataaaaagacataatattatataattgtttacCGTTTTTAAGTACTTAGACAATAGGAATATTTGTTCCATTACGTTTCCTCCATTCTCCCTAATCCttttaatatcatttgtttCTCTGTCGCTTCATCAACTGCGCTTGAATCTAGCATGTTGACATCAACTGTGATTTGatctgaaacaataaaacacaacatTTCGTCATCCTATCctttttcctaactatgttggggtcagcttccagtctaaccggattcagctaagtaccagtgttttacaaggagcgactgcctatctgacctcctcaacccagttacctgggcagcacgATATCTCGTAGTTatactagttgtcagactttcttgcTTCTGACTAAATATATTCCTTTAGCACAAAATTGCCTGAATTTTAggaaatttacataaaataacaaaactcctTTTTTTTGCTAccgggttcaattcccacccaggacaaacgtttgtatggggagcacgatcatttgttctgtgtctgggtgtaatttatctattttatgtatgtatttagaaatatataagtatgtttatcagttgtctagtgctcataatacaagccttgcttagtttgagagtagatggcattgtgtgaaagatgtggaatattatatcaacaatttttgcattaaaatactCACTCAGTTCATATATTTGACAGACAACCTGTTGTTTATCATCATCACAGTTTCTTATTTCTTCTAATGTTGTCTCCTGTTCTGTCTTAACCTGAACATCAACTGaaacatattataaagctgaagagtttgtttgtatatgctaatctcagggactactggtccgatttacatacattttttatggaGGAAGGCTGTAGGATATATGAATATCATCACCTtataattaataggagcagagcaggaacaaaatataacaaaactcAGTATGCACATTGCACAAAGTAATTATATCTAACTAAGAATGGTGAAGGCAAAACACCGAGAGGAACCCTTTAAGgttgtgttgcgtcacgtcagaggcgTGCTACAACTTCGATACCAGGtgtgtacatcaaccatacgataagataGACAGAAAGTTCGGAAtcgattttcacaaacattcaagtcacatgcacaagacacccagactcaggacaagcattcgtggatcacacaaatgcttgtcgtacggggatcgaaccaacaTGTAGCGCATAGTAGCTTTGGCATGGTGACACATACCACACcttgtatttcaaataaataaatgcggacaacatcacatacatttttctaaactcaaagtaagttgctagagcacttgtgttatggaatccagatacaacgaaggtaccacaaacacccagacccgagacaatgtaaaattgtgaatttttacattgacccgaccggggatcgaacccgggagctcagagctagcgacactttgaaaccggtgctcacgccactcgaccacggtgGTCGTCAAATTTCAGCAAAAACCAAATAACAACAGCAATACAAACTCACCTACTTCCTTATGATTccctttcattttaaaaacatgttgtttCAATAATATTCTATTGAAGAACTCTTCACCGCAAACGCACTCATGTTTCTTGCGTTTCacctctctcttccacacatGATCCGACAATATATgctgtttcatttcaatatctgactCACAAAACTCTCgacacaatatacatatttgtatcTCGTTAACTAAAGCTATACCTCTAAATAGATTGTACAGATAATTTCTGGAAACGGATGGCTGTCTTCCCGGTACGAAGAACCGTGAAACATCTTTCTTTGAGGTAATAACCGTGTTCTTTCTATGTCTATTCATGTGTGCGTTGAAATGTAGTTCCTTTGTTGCCGCATAACCACACATATTGCATGAAAAGTGACCTGGATGAGTCTTCATGTGCTCGATGACATCGAATTTGCTTGTACAGTTTTTAAGGCATATCGGACAGGTATTAACGTTTAACATGTCATGGTATAAGTAATGGAACCATAGTGATTTCACTCGGATTGTCCGCCAGCACCGTGGACAGTGTACTCTCGTTGAGCGTTTCCCTTCCAAGTCTAACGTATGCCAGTGCTGCATATGCGTTGATAATAAATGCTTGTTAAAGAATAGTTTGTTACAATGACTGCATACAAATATCTCTCGGTTTATGCGGTTTGCGTTTGGTGAGCAGTAATAATGGAATTCTTTCACATGCTTTATGAGGTCCGATTTGCTTTTTTGATCTCTATGGCATATctggaattgaaaaataaaggttattactttaaataaaacttgttatatttttatttattaattggaaGTATTGGcagtaataaaaattacatttttgtaaatttttaataacaaaaagatacttaatttaatttaaaaaccgcTGAATGAAATTTGATGAATTTGATGACTGACAGAAAAACACACTTggtagtttttaaaattttaaaatcattttctaatATTAAACTAGGCCTTTGaaagttacatattattaagaacatgactattttttaaatatagttttaaattatatatttaagtatattcaacatacaataaaagtttttgttgaaTAAGTACGTAACAACGTCGGAAAATTACTCCATAATAATAAAAGGGCAGTTCCAGTTATTGCCTCGAAAATTAATAACTATGAAGTTATGAGTTAACATGTCTTTTTGACCTAAATACTTCTATTATAGCCTTTAAAATAGGATGAAACATTGTTGTTATTATCTTGACGCGGGAAAATTTATCCTTAATAATAAAAGGGGAATTCTTGTAATAATCTTGAAAGTAGTAATAAATATCTTGAATACACATACTTACAATACACATGTGAGTGTTCTTATCGTTATATAAATGCGTTAATTCTTTTCTATGTTCCTTTTTTCTATGTATCTCAGCATCGATTTCATTAGTCCACGGTCCGTCCTCACAAAAATCGCACGAATACTCAACTTGTCTACTAGTTGTAGCTGTTGGTGATTTAGTAACTTTACGATCACTGTGATGGCGAAACATctttctatatttataataatataaaataattaatgtaaatacaattttggtAAACACGGACAAAGTgacatttcatcatttttccAAAAGCCCTGAAGGCTGAAGCCGTCAAATCAACgcataataaaatgaagtttCATCCTCGAAATAAAGTGATTTTTAGCATTAACTCAGCCATCACTTTCTATTTTGATGTGATTGTTCTAAGAAAGTAAGAGATGCCAATACTGTGACAGTTTAACTAGAGACTGGATTTTATACATGCAACTTCTTTTTCGCATATGTGTGGCAAAACGTCATTGATGGTtgcatattttatcaataatctTAAATTGTTTGAGTAATCAGCTTTTTGTTTGccaaatttatgtttaaaataatcaaccTGAATAATTCGCTCGCGCACCTTTGTCAGCTTTTGAAGAACTTCGTTTAGCGGACTTAAAggatcttcatcatcatcatcatcatcagcctatcgcagtccactgctggacataggcctctccaagtgcacgccaccaAAGTCCAAGTAAAGGATCTTACCAGAGTCCAAAAATTTGACTGGGAATGCCCGACTTGTTGTCGGTCGTGCAATCCCAGGCAAATCgttgcataattaaataattaaacatcctcacaaaagttacaataaaaatcgTATGATTGTGCTGAAGTTACTAAAGGCGTAACCTCATGGTCGCGCGTCGCTCGCGATCTGATCACTCgaccccatttttaaatttcaaacgtAGCGGCTaagctgaaaatgttgagctACGGCCTTTGCAGTCGCTtgtttgcagcgacaaatctgcCCATGTGATATGTAGCGATAAAGCTCAAAAGGTTGAACtttgtcgctgggaaaaaaaagatcataggtaattaatacactatagaatagagaaaagaaaagaaaaaattaagcttTCGAGACAAGtcgatgtaaattatataaaagtggTGCTGCAAACGGTCCCTAAATTAATTCCCGTAAATAATGTAATCGGACAAggtaaatactttaaacatttcataaaatatttgtaaagtatGGACACAATGTACGTTTAaaccataattttgtttcttcattgtacagttttatgaagtttaaaatgtacttaaataaatttaaaaagttcacCCTCTTTTCTACATAATAGCCTGTTCACAATTAGATTATAGAtataaacgttttgtttttcgggaaatttaaaatggggtcgCTCGACCAGAGTGTCGTTGCAAACGAGCGACGATCGACTCCATGAAGCAGCGACTTTTCGAGTTGCGGGAAATTTAAACATGGGGTCACGTGATCATATTTGTTGCTGGAAAGGAGCGACCAGCGATTCCATGAGGCCGCGTCAGGTATCAAGCGACGAGCAACTCCATGAAGCAGCGACTTTTCGAGTCGcgggaaattaaaaaatgggGTCACTTGATCGGATTTGTTGCtgtaaacgagcgacgagcgattgCGTGCGGTTACGCCTTAatcgtaaaattttgtttaagttattcTTCTTCCTTTTTTTCTGAAACCGTTCTTGCATATTTTCTCATCTCTAGTTGATGACAACTCAACGTTCCATTACACTCAAAAAGATGAAGTCTGCtaacaaagaagaaaatatttagtatgtctacaaaattttattgagAAGAAGAATTATGAATACGAATTATAATGGtttgaatttaattcaatttcatgTTTTCGCCATAATCAATGTTTGGaacgtaaatttaaaaagtctGCACTAAGAAGTGAAGTATCCAAAATGGCCGAAAGAAAGCAATGAAGCTTCCCTCGGTTGTTATGTTATTTGTGTTGTGAATGaagttttaaaaagtgttaaaaatgaaagaaatcaACATAAATATCGAAGGATACAATGTCAACGGCATATGTGTGGGCTGTTTAAACTATAATCGCCCAATGTTTTACCACAGTGACATAAAGGAATGCTTTCGTTTACTGGGAAATATCGACGTAAGTACTGATAAAACTACTAATATAACACTAGGAATGtagtaaatatacataaaaaatacaattcgttGTCTTGTTTGTGTATTTCGATAGATATTCTAGTAAAAAAAGATATGTAAACAAGGAACAAAAATCCCTGGATCCGCCATTGTGTTATAagaattttgatgttttgaatGTCGGAATGATACATGCGATGTACTATCTCTTCGCTATATCTATATGACTATTCAATTATATGCTCCGAATTCGATTCccatttgatgtattttttttttacttacccTAAGGccttcagttatttattttataaatttaaaattagactgttcaatattttttggtatgattttttttttcatgctaCACAATCCCACTGTTGGACAAAAgtacatcccactgctgggcaaaatcCTCACTATTTCCCAATTCcttaatcaaattatattacCTCAGATAGATCAATACCTATTGTctaatatttattctataacTCAGCTTTCCATCTttcaacaattaatattaatcaacATTTGCAGGTGCCAGACGGTCTTGAAATCCAAGTGTGCTGGGAATGTCTAGCTTACGTCCGATCAGCTTTAAGATTTAGACGGCAGATACTGAATTCATTTGACTTCCTCATGACATACTCAAATCAAGTAAGTGTGAGAGATAAAGAACTAGTGTATAAAATGTGAACGTAAAACGCCTAAGAGTCGTTGATAACAgcgcaaacaaaaatatatatttaaaacaaatagtttttgcagcatttccatattttctcaccgtttaaaccttccttgGAACCctatgaatatttcaagactaaaatgagcCAAATTAGTTCAGCTGTTCCCGAGTATTAGAGTCACTAACAAACAGTTAAtattccacgtttttatacactcacttttcttgtttgtttgtcgttccggttggatttttgtaactcaattttgaggcacttcccgataagctagcaggctgaaattttcagtgtagcCTCAAACCcgacaacaataaaaacagctggaacgattttgataaaatttcaatggAGCGacattaaaaacgtgggttttcaTTTCTATCTTTTAATTTTCAGCACACATTCCTTGATTCTCCAAACGATTTCATTTCGAGAGCGTCTAGCAGACTTAGTGTAACGAAATTGGAAACCTGTGTCTGTCTACCCAAAGAGGAGCCCTTGGATGTCGAAGTTGCTACAGAAAAAGGTCTGAAGGATGTTATCAAAGAGGAAAATTATTATCCAGGtaagactggcctgttggtctagtggttagtgaccctgagtggtataccggaggtcgtgggttcggtt is a window from the Trichoplusia ni isolate ovarian cell line Hi5 chromosome 3, tn1, whole genome shotgun sequence genome containing:
- the LOC113508898 gene encoding mucin-2-like isoform X2; this translates as MGKLKVFYCLILINTCYALFGFEQNTHSRPSMNFNLFGNMASQNRASAKVAAKPATPKPSGIFSPFINALSPPGNAPIPVISSFFNTPAPSTKDNPFPIISSIVSPFANAASSIASSFIPKESADSKSPNLSFSVSADFNPSPKKDNQVAPSSNSPPVAPAGGTPNVGIDPTASGNPNPSASANVGSNTPSAGLSFPAPGSNAGLHAPNAGLSPSDGGLPSFPSIPNLSPSGGSPINIIPVIGNGLPKLPAFDLPSLGLGNGGSSAPGSTTQSPITTKSTTTTTTPAPTTTTTTTTTTPAPTTTISTTAATTTAATTPASTAPAPITAAPTTPAATTPAATTPAATTPAATTAAATTPASTTPAATTPAATTPAATTPVATTPAATTPAATTAAATTPAATTAAPTTPAATTPAATTPAATTPAATTAPASTPVATTPAATSPAATTPAATTPVATTLAATTAAATTPAPTTTAPTTPAATTPAATTPAATTPAATTAAASTPVATTPAATSPAPTTPAATTPVATTPAATTSAATTPAATTKAPTTAASTTPAATTSAATTPVATTPAATTPAATTSAATTPAATTQAPTTAAPTTPAATTPAATTPAATTPSATPPSATTATASTPASAAPASAGGSLSLPTPTGDIGMTPPGLPKLPEGLPTPNVGMPDIAKSLPGLGNLPGMGNIAPPTIPGLNGGLPANIASSPEIGKSPNSDTASPESSGFPGIPDLAQMANALPEMAKAMPEAAANLASQALSGFADIGKSIADSLPVPKAGSNEPLKAGVSLPIPHMPGLPAVKLSGQADIRMPEPGTFPGSDLLKLLTNPGGAAKPSSESNAPSGAAQVSPPGQASGNIGASGSGVTNSGTGPASGGSPLDVAANFINAPAKIAGNLFGGGLSGGGGFFG
- the LOC113508898 gene encoding mucin-2-like isoform X1, which encodes MGKLKVFYCLILINTCYALFGFEQNTHSRPSMNFNLFGNMASQNRASAKVAAKPATPKPSGIFSPFINALSPPGNAPIPVISSFFNTPAPSTKDNPFPIISSIVSPFANAASSIASSFIPKESADSKSPNLSFSVSADFNPSPKKDNQVAPSSNSPPVAPAGGTPNVGIDPTASGNPNPSASANVGSNTPSAGLSFPAPGSNAGLHAPNAGLSPSDGGLPSFPSIPNLSPSGGSPINIIPVIGNGLPKLPAFDLPSLGLGNGGSSAPGSTTQSPITTKSTTTTTTPAPTTTTTTTTTTPAPTTTISTTAATTTAATTPASTAPAPITAAPTTPAATTPAATTPAATTPAATTAAATTPASTTPAATTPAATTPAATTPVATTPAATTPAATTAAATTPAATTAAPTTPAATTPAATTPAATTPAATTAPASTPVATTPAATSPAATTPAATTPVATTLAATTAAATTPAPTTTAPTTPAATTPAATTPAATTPAATTAAASTPVATTPAATSPAPTTPAATTPVATTPAATTSAATTPAATTKAPTTAASTTPAATTSAATTPVATTPAATTPAATTSAATTPAATTQAPTTAAPTTPAATTPAATTPAATTPSATPPSATTATASTPASAAPASAGGSLSLPTPTGDIGMTPPGLPKLPEGLPTPNVGMPDIAKSLPGLGNLPGMGNIAPPTIPGLNGGLPANIASSPEIGKSPNSDTASPESSGFPGIPDLAQMANALPEMAKAMPEAAANLASQALSGFADIGKSIADSLPVPKAGSNEPLKAGVSLPIPHMPGLPAVKLSGQADIRMPEPGTFPGSDLLKLLTNPGGAAKPSSESNAPSGAAQVSPPGQASGNIGASGSGVTNSGTGPASGGSPLDVAANFINAPAKIAGNFEDTFFALNTKIALGIE
- the LOC113508900 gene encoding PR domain zinc finger protein 15-like, which encodes MFRHHSDRKVTKSPTATTSRQVEYSCDFCEDGPWTNEIDAEIHRKKEHRKELTHLYNDKNTHMCIICHRDQKSKSDLIKHVKEFHYYCSPNANRINREIFVCSHCNKLFFNKHLLSTHMQHWHTLDLEGKRSTRVHCPRCWRTIRVKSLWFHYLYHDMLNVNTCPICLKNCTSKFDVIEHMKTHPGHFSCNMCGYAATKELHFNAHMNRHRKNTVITSKKDVSRFFVPGRQPSVSRNYLYNLFRGIALVNEIQICILCREFCESDIEMKQHILSDHVWKREVKRKKHECVCGEEFFNRILLKQHVFKMKGNHKEVVDVQVKTEQETTLEEIRNCDDDKQQVVCQIYELNQITVDVNMLDSSAVDEATEKQMILKGLGRMEET